From Nevskia ramosa DSM 11499, the proteins below share one genomic window:
- a CDS encoding DMT family transporter yields MADDLRRGAVFAVAAAAAMAVGATCVKGASATVPSTMIVFFRALFGLMLMLPWLIRGGRQAWRTQCIDGHIWRSAFGIVSMYGYFHALSHLPLAEAVLLTYTMPLFAPFIGWLWLGERPPNSALPAALIGLAGIALIVKPGTTELTSSAALIGALSGVSAAAAMIGIRRISNTEPASRIVFYFLLMSTVITATPLHWTWQTPTAPAWLWLLGVGAFATGGQLLLTRAYGSAPAAFIGPFTYTAVIFAGALGWALWGETPDLWSLAGIALVIGSCLLTLLPGRSRRRVDAPTEV; encoded by the coding sequence ATGGCTGATGATCTGCGCCGAGGTGCTGTGTTCGCGGTCGCCGCGGCGGCGGCGATGGCGGTGGGTGCGACCTGTGTGAAAGGCGCCTCGGCCACCGTGCCGAGCACGATGATCGTGTTCTTCCGGGCCCTGTTCGGGCTGATGCTGATGCTGCCCTGGCTGATTCGCGGCGGCCGCCAGGCCTGGCGTACCCAATGCATCGACGGCCATATCTGGCGCTCGGCATTCGGCATCGTCTCGATGTACGGCTACTTCCACGCGCTCAGCCATCTGCCGCTCGCGGAAGCGGTACTGCTGACCTACACGATGCCGCTTTTCGCACCCTTCATCGGCTGGCTCTGGCTCGGCGAGCGTCCGCCGAACTCCGCCCTGCCTGCTGCCCTGATCGGCCTCGCCGGCATTGCGCTGATCGTCAAACCGGGCACGACGGAATTGACCAGCTCGGCGGCGCTGATCGGTGCGCTGTCCGGCGTCAGTGCTGCCGCGGCGATGATCGGCATCCGCCGGATCAGCAATACCGAGCCGGCGTCGCGGATCGTCTTCTATTTCCTGTTGATGTCGACCGTCATCACCGCCACGCCGCTGCACTGGACCTGGCAGACGCCGACCGCGCCAGCCTGGTTATGGCTGCTCGGCGTCGGTGCCTTCGCAACCGGCGGCCAGCTGTTGCTGACCCGTGCCTATGGCTCGGCACCGGCGGCGTTCATCGGGCCGTTCACCTACACCGCGGTGATCTTCGCCGGCGCACTCGGCTGGGCACTGTGGGGTGAAACGCCGGATCTGTGGTCGCTGGCCGGCATCGCGCTGGTGATCGGCTCCTGTCTGCTGACCTTGCTGCCTGGCCGCAGCCGGCGCCGCGTCGACGCGCCGACGGAAGTCTGA
- the rplT gene encoding 50S ribosomal protein L20, whose amino-acid sequence MARVKRGVTARARHKKLLKKAKGYYGARGRVFRAAKQQVIKSGQYAYRDRRVKKREFRALWIQRINAASNELGLSYSKFIHGLSLAEIQVDRKMLSDIAIHDKPAFAKLVEQAKLKLAA is encoded by the coding sequence ATGGCAAGAGTCAAACGCGGCGTAACTGCCCGCGCGCGTCACAAGAAGCTGCTGAAGAAGGCCAAGGGCTATTACGGCGCCCGCGGTCGTGTATTCCGCGCTGCCAAGCAGCAGGTCATCAAGTCGGGCCAGTACGCCTACCGCGATCGCCGGGTCAAGAAGCGCGAGTTCCGTGCGCTCTGGATTCAGCGCATCAACGCGGCATCGAACGAGCTGGGCCTGTCGTACTCGAAGTTCATCCATGGCTTGTCCCTGGCTGAAATTCAGGTCGACCGCAAGATGCTTTCGGACATCGCGATTCACGACAAGCCGGCGTTCGCCAAGCTTGTCGAGCAGGCAAAGTTGAAGCTCGCCGCCTAA
- the pheT gene encoding phenylalanine--tRNA ligase subunit beta, whose translation MKLSENWLREWVNPPATATELAYKLNMAGLECEAEPMLDVLPKGIVVGKILSTTPHPQADRLRICEVDAGTGEVLQIVCGAANARPGILVPAALPGAVLPNGTEIGKAALRGVESSGMLCSASELGLAEKSEGLLELDPKAVPGTPIEKHLGLADQLLVLELTPNRGDCLSIAGLARETAALYGLQMTPPRIRPAVVEPETRVNVIVDDHGGCPHYVGRVVIGLNSKARTPDWMSERLRRCGIRTIHPVVDITNYVMLELGQPMHGFDAEQLKGAIRVRRAKAGEQLKLLNEQAITLDPRDLLITDDTGPLVLAGVMGGTASGCSALTTSVFLEAACFEPVSIATSGRRHKLLSDSRYRFERGVDPALQRQALERATALVQQICGGRAGPIVEVGIAPAHVAEITLRHSQITRLLGCEIPVNRVVPLLHSLGLAVNPTGANSWKAKVPPHRYDLRIEADLVEEIGRLHGYDNIAPRAYAAELAPFSPKETQRPLDRIKDALVARGYQEVVTYSFVDPKLQAQLDPETPGVLLDNPIAETMAVMRTTIWSGLIPTWQYNRQRQQKRARLFEAGAVYALEGNGNREQAKLAGLIAGPQLPEQWGVASRPVDFFDARVDLEALFGTALGYESAQHPALHPGRTARIVRDGVAVGWLGALHPRLAEAFDISEALYLFELDWTAVRGLALPAPGGVSEFPSSRRDLAFVVDEAVAAQALAEVIREAAAPLLKTLQTFDVYRGTGLPAGRKSIAFGLIFQDYSRTLNVEEVDAVAARVAASVQARLGGSVRE comes from the coding sequence GTGAAGCTCTCAGAAAACTGGCTGCGCGAGTGGGTCAACCCACCCGCCACCGCGACCGAACTCGCCTACAAGCTGAACATGGCCGGCCTCGAATGCGAGGCCGAGCCGATGCTCGACGTTCTGCCGAAAGGCATCGTCGTCGGCAAGATTCTCAGCACCACGCCGCATCCGCAGGCTGATCGTCTGAGAATCTGCGAAGTCGACGCCGGCACCGGCGAAGTGCTGCAGATCGTCTGCGGCGCGGCCAATGCACGTCCCGGCATCCTGGTGCCGGCAGCGCTGCCCGGCGCTGTGCTGCCGAACGGCACCGAGATCGGCAAGGCGGCGCTGCGCGGTGTCGAGTCCAGCGGCATGCTGTGCTCGGCGTCTGAACTGGGCCTGGCCGAGAAATCGGAAGGCTTGCTGGAACTCGATCCGAAAGCCGTGCCCGGCACGCCGATCGAGAAGCATCTCGGCCTCGCCGACCAATTGCTGGTCCTGGAACTGACGCCGAATCGCGGCGATTGCCTGAGCATCGCAGGGCTCGCTCGCGAAACTGCGGCGCTGTACGGCCTGCAGATGACGCCGCCACGCATCCGTCCGGCGGTGGTCGAGCCGGAAACCCGCGTCAACGTGATCGTCGACGATCATGGCGGCTGCCCGCATTACGTCGGCCGCGTGGTCATCGGCCTGAACTCGAAAGCGCGCACGCCGGACTGGATGAGCGAACGCCTGCGCCGCTGTGGCATCCGCACGATTCATCCGGTGGTCGACATCACCAATTACGTGATGCTCGAACTCGGGCAGCCAATGCACGGCTTCGACGCCGAACAACTCAAGGGCGCGATCCGCGTCCGCCGCGCCAAGGCCGGCGAACAGCTGAAGCTGCTCAACGAACAGGCGATCACGCTCGACCCGCGCGACCTGCTGATCACCGACGACACCGGCCCGCTGGTGCTCGCCGGCGTCATGGGCGGCACCGCGTCCGGCTGCTCCGCGCTGACCACCTCGGTGTTCCTGGAAGCGGCCTGCTTCGAACCCGTGTCGATCGCCACCTCGGGCCGACGCCACAAGCTGCTGTCCGATTCACGCTACCGCTTCGAGCGCGGCGTCGATCCTGCCCTGCAGCGGCAGGCGCTGGAACGCGCCACGGCACTCGTGCAGCAGATCTGCGGCGGCCGTGCCGGCCCGATCGTCGAAGTCGGCATCGCACCTGCGCACGTCGCTGAAATCACGCTGCGCCACTCGCAGATCACCCGTCTGCTCGGCTGCGAGATTCCGGTCAATCGCGTCGTGCCGCTGCTGCACAGCCTGGGGCTGGCGGTGAACCCGACCGGCGCCAACAGCTGGAAAGCGAAAGTGCCGCCGCATCGCTACGACCTGCGCATCGAAGCCGATCTGGTCGAAGAAATCGGCCGTCTCCATGGTTACGACAACATCGCGCCGCGCGCCTATGCCGCCGAACTGGCGCCGTTCTCGCCGAAGGAAACCCAGCGCCCGCTCGATCGGATCAAGGATGCGCTGGTCGCCCGCGGCTATCAGGAAGTGGTCACCTACAGCTTTGTCGATCCGAAGCTGCAGGCGCAGCTCGATCCGGAAACGCCGGGCGTACTGCTCGACAATCCGATCGCCGAAACGATGGCGGTGATGCGCACCACGATCTGGAGCGGCCTGATCCCGACCTGGCAGTACAACCGCCAGCGCCAGCAGAAGCGCGCACGCCTGTTCGAAGCCGGCGCGGTCTATGCGCTCGAAGGCAACGGTAATCGCGAGCAGGCGAAGCTCGCCGGCCTGATTGCCGGCCCGCAGCTTCCCGAGCAATGGGGCGTGGCCAGTCGTCCAGTCGATTTCTTCGACGCCAGGGTCGATCTCGAAGCCTTGTTCGGCACGGCTCTCGGCTATGAGTCCGCGCAGCACCCGGCGCTGCACCCGGGACGCACCGCGCGCATCGTTCGTGATGGCGTGGCGGTCGGCTGGCTCGGCGCGCTGCATCCGAGGCTTGCCGAGGCCTTCGACATCAGCGAAGCGCTGTACCTGTTCGAGCTCGACTGGACCGCCGTGCGAGGCCTCGCCCTGCCCGCTCCGGGCGGCGTTTCCGAGTTCCCGTCGTCGCGCCGCGATCTCGCTTTCGTGGTTGATGAAGCAGTTGCTGCGCAAGCGCTGGCCGAGGTCATTCGCGAAGCCGCGGCACCGTTGCTCAAGACCCTGCAAACCTTCGACGTCTACCGTGGAACCGGCTTGCCGGCAGGCCGCAAAAGCATCGCCTTCGGCTTGATTTTTCAGGATTATTCACGCACCCTGAATGTTGAAGAAGTTGACGCCGTAGCCGCGCGAGTGGCCGCCAGCGTTCAGGCCCGATTGGGTGGATCGGTACGAGAATAG
- a CDS encoding MerR family transcriptional regulator — protein sequence MKQTHKLEPLPEIPSKRYFAIGEVSELCGVKAHVLRYWEQEFPQLKPAKRRGNRRYYQHDDVEMIRRIRSLLYEQGYTIGAARLRMKEQPRAEIGTQIIRPATPDSAMNPPTAEAGRSLRQQHLKDIRNELQSLLDRWPV from the coding sequence ATGAAGCAGACGCATAAGCTCGAACCACTGCCGGAGATTCCGAGCAAACGCTATTTCGCTATCGGCGAAGTCAGCGAGTTGTGCGGCGTGAAGGCGCACGTGCTGCGTTACTGGGAACAGGAATTCCCGCAGCTCAAGCCGGCCAAACGGCGCGGCAATCGCCGCTACTACCAGCACGACGATGTCGAGATGATCCGCCGCATCCGCAGCCTGCTCTACGAACAGGGCTACACCATCGGCGCTGCACGCCTGCGAATGAAGGAACAGCCGAGAGCCGAGATCGGCACTCAGATCATTCGTCCGGCGACGCCAGACTCGGCCATGAATCCGCCGACCGCTGAAGCCGGTCGCAGCCTGCGCCAGCAGCACCTCAAGGACATCCGCAACGAGCTGCAGTCCCTGCTCGATCGCTGGCCGGTCTGA
- the uvrB gene encoding excinuclease ABC subunit UvrB, whose protein sequence is MSNNKSELIVEHVSDKLVRLKRRIDGGFKLKADWAPSGDQPQAIEKLVENLEDGLAHQTLLGVTGSGKTFTIANVIQRTQRPTMILAPNKTLAGQLYGEFKEFFPDNAVEYFVSYYDYYQPEAYVPSSDTFIEKDSAINEHIEQMRLSATKALMERKDAIIVASVSAIYGLGNPEAYFNMVLHLVKGDKLGQREIIRRLTEMQYTRNDVALARGTYRVRGEIIDIHPAESDEEAVRVELFDDEVDGISYFDPLTGEIRRRVPRATIYAKSHYVTPKERTMAMSGAIKDELQERIKYFADNGKLLEAQRIEQRTSFDLEMIQEIGYCNGIENYSRYLTGREPGEPPPCLLDYLPPDALVVIDESHVTVPQIGGMYKGDRARKETLVAYGFRLPSALDNRPLKFEEFERLVPQTIYVSATPGPYEMKFSGDAIIDQVVRPTGLIDPEVEVRPAASQVDDVLGEIRIRVAQGDRVLITTLTKRMSEDLTDYLNEHGVKVRYLHSDIETVERAEILRDLRIGVFDVLVGINLLREGLDLPEVSLVAILDADKEGFLRSSRSLIQTIGRAARNLNGKAILYADVITNSMRVALDETDRRRDKQIAHNLANGITPTSIAKRINDVMKMGYEANDTTPSRRVAEKGTDYARMAPEKLAKVIAKLEKEMREAAQNLEFELAAKKRDELRRLRETALGARSG, encoded by the coding sequence ATGTCCAACAACAAGTCCGAACTGATCGTCGAGCACGTCTCCGACAAGCTGGTCCGGCTCAAGCGTCGCATCGATGGCGGCTTCAAGCTGAAGGCCGATTGGGCGCCGAGCGGCGATCAGCCGCAGGCGATCGAGAAACTGGTCGAGAACCTGGAGGACGGTCTGGCCCATCAGACGCTGCTCGGCGTCACCGGCTCGGGCAAGACCTTCACAATCGCCAACGTCATCCAGCGCACCCAGCGGCCAACGATGATCCTGGCGCCGAACAAGACCCTGGCCGGCCAGTTGTACGGCGAGTTCAAGGAGTTCTTTCCCGACAACGCGGTCGAGTATTTCGTCAGCTATTACGACTACTACCAGCCGGAGGCCTATGTGCCGTCGTCCGACACCTTCATCGAAAAGGATTCGGCGATCAACGAGCACATCGAGCAGATGCGGCTGTCGGCGACCAAGGCGCTGATGGAGCGCAAGGACGCGATCATCGTCGCGTCGGTGTCGGCGATCTACGGCCTCGGCAATCCCGAGGCCTACTTCAACATGGTTCTGCACCTGGTCAAGGGCGACAAGCTCGGCCAGCGGGAGATCATCCGCCGCCTCACGGAAATGCAGTACACGCGCAATGACGTGGCGCTGGCGCGCGGCACCTATCGCGTGCGCGGCGAGATCATCGACATCCATCCGGCGGAATCGGACGAGGAAGCGGTGCGAGTCGAATTGTTCGACGACGAAGTCGACGGCATCAGCTATTTCGATCCGCTGACCGGCGAAATCCGCCGACGCGTGCCGCGAGCCACGATCTACGCGAAGAGCCATTACGTGACGCCGAAAGAACGGACGATGGCGATGAGCGGTGCGATCAAGGACGAGTTGCAGGAACGGATCAAGTACTTCGCCGACAACGGCAAGCTGCTCGAAGCGCAGCGCATCGAACAGCGCACCAGCTTCGATCTGGAGATGATCCAGGAGATCGGCTACTGCAACGGCATCGAGAACTACTCGCGCTATCTGACCGGCCGTGAACCCGGCGAGCCACCGCCCTGCCTGCTCGACTATCTGCCGCCGGACGCCCTGGTCGTCATCGACGAAAGCCATGTCACCGTTCCGCAGATCGGCGGCATGTACAAGGGTGACCGCGCCCGCAAGGAAACCCTGGTCGCCTACGGTTTCAGACTGCCGAGTGCGCTCGACAACCGGCCGCTTAAGTTCGAGGAATTCGAGCGTCTGGTGCCGCAGACCATTTATGTGTCAGCGACACCCGGACCTTACGAGATGAAGTTCTCGGGCGACGCGATCATCGACCAGGTGGTGCGCCCGACCGGCCTGATCGATCCGGAGGTCGAGGTTCGCCCCGCCGCGTCGCAGGTCGATGACGTGCTCGGCGAGATCCGTATCCGCGTGGCCCAAGGCGATCGCGTGCTGATCACCACCCTGACCAAGCGGATGTCGGAAGACCTGACCGACTACCTCAACGAGCACGGCGTGAAGGTGCGCTATCTGCATTCGGATATCGAAACCGTCGAGCGAGCCGAAATCCTCCGCGACCTGCGCATCGGCGTATTCGATGTGCTGGTCGGCATCAATCTGTTGCGCGAAGGCCTCGATCTTCCCGAGGTGTCCCTGGTCGCGATTCTCGATGCCGACAAGGAAGGCTTCCTGCGCTCCTCGCGTTCGCTGATCCAGACCATCGGCCGCGCAGCCCGCAACCTGAACGGCAAGGCGATCCTGTACGCCGACGTGATCACCAACTCGATGCGGGTGGCACTCGACGAAACCGACCGCCGTCGCGACAAGCAGATCGCCCACAATCTGGCCAACGGCATCACGCCGACCAGCATCGCCAAGCGCATCAACGACGTGATGAAGATGGGCTACGAGGCGAACGACACGACGCCGTCGCGCCGCGTTGCAGAGAAAGGAACCGATTACGCCCGGATGGCGCCGGAGAAACTCGCGAAGGTCATCGCCAAGCTGGAAAAGGAAATGCGCGAAGCGGCGCAGAACCTGGAATTTGAACTGGCCGCCAAGAAACGCGACGAACTCCGGCGGCTTCGCGAGACCGCGCTCGGCGCCCGTTCGGGCTGA
- the pheS gene encoding phenylalanine--tRNA ligase subunit alpha, whose amino-acid sequence MNAISTPNLDELLLQAQSDIAAAAEPRAIEALRVDLLGKKGRVTDLLKSLGGMPHEQRKAFGEQVNKVKEQLSAQLETRARAIADAELERRLASETIDVTLPGRGEPAGALHPMSRTIRRIEQIFNAMGFESVQGPEIEDDWHNFQALNIPESHPARAMQDTFYALNGARLLRTHTSPVQVRTMLDRKPPIRIICPGRVYRVDFDRTHSPMFHQVEGLYVAENVGLADLKHDLQKFLSLFFEREVEALFRPSYFPFVEPGADVHIRWGDPEKGTRWLEVLGCGVVHPNVLAAVGIDPERYTGYAFGMGVERLAMLRYGVDDLRLFFNNDLRFLEQFK is encoded by the coding sequence ATGAACGCGATTTCCACACCCAATCTCGACGAACTGCTGCTGCAAGCGCAGAGCGATATCGCTGCCGCTGCAGAGCCTCGCGCAATCGAAGCGCTGAGAGTCGATCTGCTCGGCAAGAAGGGCCGGGTCACCGATCTTCTGAAAAGCCTCGGCGGCATGCCGCACGAGCAGCGCAAGGCTTTCGGCGAGCAGGTCAACAAGGTCAAGGAACAGCTGTCGGCTCAGCTCGAGACGCGCGCCCGCGCGATCGCGGACGCCGAACTGGAACGCCGCCTGGCCTCGGAAACCATCGACGTCACCCTGCCCGGTCGTGGCGAACCCGCAGGCGCGCTGCATCCGATGTCGCGAACCATTCGCCGCATCGAGCAGATCTTCAACGCGATGGGTTTCGAATCGGTACAGGGCCCGGAGATCGAGGACGACTGGCACAACTTCCAGGCGCTGAACATTCCGGAATCGCACCCCGCACGCGCGATGCAGGACACTTTCTACGCCTTGAACGGCGCCCGCCTGCTGCGCACCCACACCAGCCCGGTGCAGGTGCGGACCATGCTCGATCGCAAGCCGCCGATCCGCATCATCTGCCCGGGCCGCGTCTACCGAGTCGATTTCGATCGCACTCACAGCCCGATGTTTCATCAGGTGGAAGGCTTGTATGTCGCCGAGAACGTCGGCCTTGCCGATCTGAAGCACGATCTGCAGAAATTCCTGTCGCTGTTCTTCGAACGCGAAGTCGAAGCCCTGTTCCGACCTTCCTACTTCCCGTTCGTCGAACCGGGCGCCGATGTCCACATCCGCTGGGGCGATCCCGAAAAAGGCACGCGCTGGCTTGAAGTGCTGGGCTGCGGCGTGGTTCATCCGAACGTGCTGGCCGCGGTCGGCATCGATCCCGAGCGCTACACCGGCTATGCCTTCGGCATGGGCGTGGAGCGGTTGGCCATGCTGCGTTACGGCGTCGACGACCTCCGTCTGTTCTTCAACAACGATCTTCGTTTCCTGGAGCAGTTCAAGTGA
- a CDS encoding YjbH domain-containing protein, with protein MTALIAGPRRMGGVALVLTTAVVSLNQARAADFVDLNDLGGVGLLQTPSARFMEQGSFGGGIAAVKPYNQIQLFAQPLPFLEATFRYTDVTDRPYGPESFSGAQSYKDRSFAFKLRLLEEGPNNPALAIGIQDFGGTGVFGGEYIVASRRWYDFDFSLGLGWGRLGEGGDLRNPLSQLSSRFDRDRTGTGTSTSTPGGSGFGRLFTGRTVGVFGGVQWQTPLDGLSLKAEYDGNDYSNERGTGSSIRQSLPVNFGADYAITDNFRAGIGYERGEVLTFRVSMRTNFETGGGPPKVLDPPLPKIAVRDPATLGIDAPVPLPKPEFDALLAEVKKALKEQDFTLSAFDVEADRRQVYIWVEQGRYRSALTTTGRTVRATSAVLPAWVDRITVIGVDAGVESWRLAVQRSEFEKIAEYRGSPEEVRYSADLDPVQPDHPEADAQDLIKLPAFSWDMGPGVRQQIGGPDGFYFGQILWRVFGDVRVTEKLSLSGTVSLNLLNNFENIRLESNSQLPRVRSDIVEYLQQGQQAVTKLEANYITSIYSGVYARASAGLFEDMYGGVAGELLWRPHFQRWALGVNANVVQQRDYAVRFNFRDYRVATGHLNFYYAFPWYRLRTKISYGRYLAKDYGTTVELAREFKSGATLGVFATFTNVRASEFGEGSFDKGFFVSMPLDLFFQRSTRGYGSFLFRPLTRDGGQKVRDGIDLYGATDAGNPERIVGDWADVVR; from the coding sequence ATGACTGCCCTGATCGCGGGTCCGCGCCGGATGGGCGGCGTGGCGCTGGTGCTGACGACGGCTGTAGTCAGTCTGAACCAGGCACGAGCGGCCGATTTCGTCGACCTCAACGATCTCGGCGGTGTCGGCCTGCTGCAGACGCCGAGTGCCCGCTTCATGGAGCAAGGCAGCTTCGGCGGTGGCATCGCGGCGGTGAAGCCGTACAACCAGATTCAATTGTTCGCACAGCCGTTACCGTTCCTGGAAGCGACATTCCGGTATACAGATGTGACCGATCGTCCGTACGGTCCTGAATCGTTCAGCGGCGCCCAGTCTTACAAGGACCGCAGCTTCGCGTTCAAGCTGCGGCTGCTCGAAGAGGGGCCGAACAACCCGGCACTGGCGATCGGCATCCAGGATTTCGGCGGTACCGGTGTCTTCGGTGGCGAGTACATCGTCGCCAGCCGGCGCTGGTACGACTTCGATTTCAGCCTCGGCCTCGGCTGGGGGCGTCTGGGCGAAGGCGGCGATCTGCGCAATCCGCTGAGCCAGTTGTCGAGCCGCTTCGATCGCGACCGCACCGGCACCGGTACGTCGACCAGCACGCCGGGCGGCAGCGGCTTCGGGCGTCTGTTCACCGGTCGAACCGTCGGCGTCTTCGGTGGCGTGCAATGGCAGACGCCGCTTGATGGCTTGAGCCTGAAAGCCGAATACGACGGCAACGATTACAGCAACGAACGCGGCACCGGCTCGTCGATTCGGCAGAGTCTGCCGGTCAATTTCGGCGCTGATTACGCGATCACCGACAACTTCCGCGCCGGCATCGGCTACGAGCGTGGCGAAGTGCTGACCTTCCGGGTCTCGATGCGCACCAATTTCGAGACTGGCGGTGGTCCGCCGAAGGTGCTTGATCCGCCGTTGCCGAAGATCGCCGTGCGCGATCCGGCAACGCTCGGCATCGATGCGCCGGTGCCGCTACCGAAACCCGAGTTCGATGCGCTGCTCGCCGAGGTCAAGAAAGCGCTGAAGGAACAGGATTTCACCCTGTCGGCCTTCGATGTCGAAGCGGACCGGCGGCAGGTCTACATCTGGGTCGAGCAAGGTCGCTATCGCAGTGCGCTGACCACCACCGGCCGAACCGTGCGCGCAACCAGCGCCGTGCTGCCGGCCTGGGTCGACCGGATCACCGTGATCGGTGTCGATGCCGGCGTCGAAAGCTGGCGGCTGGCAGTGCAGCGCAGCGAGTTCGAAAAGATCGCCGAGTATCGCGGCAGCCCCGAAGAAGTGCGCTACAGCGCCGATCTCGATCCCGTGCAGCCCGATCACCCCGAGGCCGATGCCCAGGATCTGATCAAGCTGCCAGCGTTCAGCTGGGACATGGGCCCCGGCGTGCGCCAGCAGATCGGCGGGCCGGACGGCTTCTACTTCGGCCAGATCCTGTGGCGAGTGTTCGGTGATGTGCGAGTCACCGAGAAGCTCTCCTTGAGCGGAACCGTATCGCTGAACCTGCTGAACAACTTCGAGAACATCCGCCTCGAATCGAACAGCCAGTTGCCGCGGGTGCGCAGTGACATCGTCGAATACCTGCAGCAAGGCCAGCAGGCGGTCACCAAGCTTGAAGCGAACTACATCACCTCTATCTATTCGGGTGTCTATGCGCGCGCCTCGGCCGGCTTGTTCGAGGACATGTACGGTGGCGTTGCCGGTGAACTGCTGTGGCGGCCGCATTTCCAGCGCTGGGCGCTAGGCGTCAACGCCAACGTCGTGCAGCAGCGCGATTACGCGGTGCGCTTCAACTTCCGCGATTACCGCGTCGCCACCGGCCATCTGAACTTCTATTACGCGTTCCCGTGGTACCGGCTGCGCACCAAGATCAGCTACGGCCGCTATCTGGCCAAGGACTACGGCACCACGGTCGAGCTGGCCCGCGAGTTCAAGAGCGGCGCCACGCTCGGCGTGTTCGCGACCTTCACCAACGTGCGAGCGAGCGAGTTTGGAGAGGGCTCGTTCGATAAGGGCTTCTTCGTCAGCATGCCGCTCGATCTGTTCTTCCAGCGCTCGACCCGCGGCTACGGCAGCTTCCTGTTCCGTCCGCTGACTCGTGACGGCGGCCAGAAGGTGCGCGATGGCATCGACCTCTACGGCGCGACTGATGCCGGCAACCCAGAGAGGATCGTTGGCGACTGGGCGGACGTGGTGCGCTGA
- a CDS encoding integration host factor subunit alpha produces the protein MALTKAELAEALFEELGLNKREAKEFVDHFFEEVRERLEHGEEVKLSGFGNFELRDKSQRPGRNPKTGEEIPISARRVVTFRPGQKLRLRVSVDEADA, from the coding sequence GTGGCGCTGACCAAAGCCGAGCTCGCCGAGGCTCTTTTCGAGGAACTCGGGCTCAACAAGCGTGAAGCCAAGGAGTTCGTCGATCATTTCTTCGAAGAGGTGCGCGAGCGCCTGGAGCACGGCGAAGAAGTGAAGCTGTCCGGCTTCGGCAATTTCGAACTGCGCGACAAGAGCCAGCGCCCCGGACGCAACCCCAAAACCGGCGAGGAGATTCCGATCTCCGCGCGTCGCGTCGTGACCTTCCGCCCCGGCCAGAAGCTGCGGCTCCGAGTGAGTGTTGATGAAGCAGACGCATAA
- the infC gene encoding translation initiation factor IF-3, translating to MGDTRISAERQDRRNDEINVPRVRVIAEDGAQVGIMLTRDAIAKAEEAGLDLVEVSPNADPPVCKIMDYGKYIYQKDKQQQAAKKKQKQIQVKEVKFRPTTEEGDFQTKLKHCKEFLEEGDKVKIVIRYKGRELAHQDLGFKLIDRLKAELDELALVEQHPKLEGKQAIMVMGPRKH from the coding sequence TTGGGAGATACGCGTATCAGCGCGGAACGTCAGGATCGCCGGAACGATGAAATCAACGTACCTCGTGTACGTGTCATCGCCGAGGATGGCGCACAGGTTGGAATCATGCTCACGCGTGACGCCATTGCCAAGGCCGAAGAGGCCGGGCTTGACTTGGTAGAGGTATCGCCGAATGCAGATCCACCGGTCTGCAAGATCATGGATTACGGCAAGTACATCTATCAGAAGGACAAGCAGCAGCAGGCCGCCAAGAAGAAGCAGAAGCAGATCCAGGTCAAGGAAGTGAAGTTCCGTCCGACGACCGAGGAAGGCGACTTCCAGACCAAGCTGAAGCACTGCAAGGAATTCCTCGAGGAAGGCGACAAGGTAAAGATCGTGATCCGCTACAAGGGTCGTGAACTGGCGCATCAGGATCTGGGTTTCAAACTGATCGATCGCCTGAAAGCTGAACTGGATGAACTGGCGCTGGTCGAGCAGCACCCGAAACTCGAAGGCAAGCAGGCCATCATGGTGATGGGCCCGCGCAAACACTGA
- the rpmI gene encoding 50S ribosomal protein L35 produces MPKLKTNKGAAKRFSRTAKGGFKRSSAFKRHILTKKSPKRIRDLRGPTMVHASDNKEVRQLLPYA; encoded by the coding sequence ATGCCGAAGCTGAAGACCAACAAGGGCGCTGCCAAGCGCTTCTCCCGTACTGCCAAGGGTGGCTTCAAGCGCTCCAGCGCGTTCAAGCGGCACATCCTGACCAAGAAATCGCCCAAGCGCATCCGCGACCTGCGTGGGCCGACGATGGTGCATGCCTCGGACAATAAAGAAGTCCGTCAGCTGCTCCCGTACGCCTGA